Genomic DNA from Clostridium sp. BJN0013:
CAATAGAGCTTTTGAAGAAAAAATAAAAGTAAAGTTCATGTATGATATAAATGGAATACTTCAAGTGGGAGCACAGATAGTAAGCACAGGTAAGCAAGCCAGTATATCAATTGAAACAACAGGTGTAAAGTTAGAAGAAGAAATGGATTTAAATCTATGGAAAAAATCTACTAAGGCTAGAAAATTTAAGGGAATTATAAAACGTGCAGAAAATATGCTTGATGAATATTTTGAAAGCGAAGAATATGATGAACTTGATGAAATAGTAAGAGAACTAAAAAAAGCTATAATAAAAGAAGATGATGATGAAAAAATACAGGAACTAGAGGAAAAACTTTCAGATATTCTTTTTGATATGGAGGAATAACAAATGACATTAGAAGATATGTGGAAGGTTTATTATAATAAAGGGTTGATTTTATTTAGAAAAAATGATCTCACAGGTGCATTGGAAGCGCTCAGGAAGTCTGTAGAGTTCAGTATGGATAACTGGAAGTGTTATAATCTTATGGGATTATGTCTTTATAAGATTGGGAAGTTTACAAAATGCAAAAATGTATGGAAAAGAAGTGTTGAAATATATAGTCAGAAGGATAATCCAGCAGTAAATTATTTGAATTCTATGGAAGAAGTATCTTTTAAAAATATATGTGAGAAATATAACAAAGCATATAACCTTTCTTTAAACAAAGATTATAAAGAAGCCCTAAACACGCTTTCACGTGCTGACGTAGAAAAATATCCCATAGTTGTTATTAAAAATTTTTGCGGGTTATGCAGCTATGCTGTAGGAAATAAAAATAAGGCAATTCAGGAGTGGAAGGAAGTATTAAAAATTGATACTTCCAACAAACAGGCTCTGTTGTATTTATCAGAAGTTTGTGAAGTAAAAAAAGAATCAAAAGGATTATTAGCACGGTTAAAGGAACTTTTAATAACTAATTGAGGAGATAAATTAAATGAATACCTATTATGATATTTTAGAAATAGACCAAGACGCTAGTTCTGCACAAATAAAAAAATCTTATTTTAAAATGGTTAGAAAATACCCACCAGAAAGATTTTCAGAAAAATTTATGGAAATTCGAAAGGCCTATGAAATATTAAGTAATGAAAAAACTAGGGAAGAATATGATAGTTTTATTAATATACCTGGTACTGCTAGGGAAAAATTTAATGATGCAAATGAATTCTTTAAAGAAGGTAAAAATCAAAAGGCTATAAATCTCTTGGAGGAATTACATAAAGAGTTTCCAGATATATTGGTAATACAAAGTCTTCTTGGGGAGGTATGTATTCAAAATAACAATAATGGTAAGGCCATAAAGATTTTTGAAAAACTTGTCAAAGCAGAACCTGATAATGCAAGTTTTGCTGGATATCTGGCTAAGTCATATCTGATGAGAGGATGGCATAAAAAAGCAGTTATAAGCTTTAAAAAGGCTATAGAACTAGATGAGGATAATTTTTCTTTATGGATGGGCCTCAGCGAGGCATACATGGAAGGAAACAACATTGAAGAAGCTAAGGAAGTTCTTTATGGACTCATTGAAAGAAAAGAAAATGAAGATTTTATTATAAGTGCCTATCTTGCTATTTTTATTATAGATTTAAAAGAAGGTAATTTTGAAAGTATGAAAAAAAATCTTGAAAAATTATCAGATGAAGCAATTAAACAAGAAGACGAAAAAGAACATATAGCATGGATACTGCTTATGGTCTCCAGACAAATGGTTGAAGCACAACTGTTTGATCCTGCTGGGGAGATATTAGAAAAGGCAGAAAAAATTTCACCGGGTAATGAAGAAATAAGAAAACTTAAACTAAAGGTAGATAGATTCCATAAAGTTGAAGAGGAACTTTTAAGTTTGGAAGAAGATGAGTTTTACGATGAAGGTTTTGTGAGCTTTATAGTCAGTAGAATATTGCCTGAAGAGTCAATGGGTTTAGAACTTTATATTCGGGGGATGGAACATGAATTTTTAATGCATATAAATAAATATAGAAAATATGTTATAGCACTTTCAAAAAAATATTTTAATTTATATGGGGAGTTAAAAGATTTCTTTGAAAAGGCGTTTAATAATAGAGAAAGAAATAAAATGATTAAAGAACATGAAAAATATTTTAAAAGTCACAAGGGTATGCTTGAAATGGCTCTTGGAGGCATAGGATCTAAAAATTTATTTAATAATTTAGGAGATGATGAGGATTATGATCCCTGGCAAGGGATTCAAGATACTTATATAAGAGAAGAACCCAAGATAGGAAGAAATGATCCTTGTCCTTGTGGTAGTGGTAAAAAGTACAAAAAATGCTGTGGAAAGTAAATAGAAAAATTTATCAGCATGTACGAACTCTATCTGAACCTAAAAATAACTTGATTTTAAGGATAGGTTGTAAGTATAACCAGCATGTTAATTAATATATGCATGCTGGCTTAGTTATTGTTCATTATTTACAACTATCATTGTAATTTGATAATCCTAGTACTAGGATTATTTACATCACAGCCTTCCCACTCTTTGTTTGGCATCCAAAAGTCTATTATCATTTTGCCTGTCCTGGATAGTATTTTTCGAAAATTTATCTGTATAACAATGATTCTTTTGTGATTCCTTATTAGAGAATACTTTTTAAAAACTAGCACTTTAGATTTTATTGACATTAATCATTTAATTGTATATAATAAACATATGAATAAACACTCATATGTTTATACGTTCATAGAGAAATACAATAAGCTATGGGAAATAAAAATGATTTTGACTAGGGATTAATTCATATATTACAAAAAATTGAACTATTATGGGGGAGGGGAAAATGGATAAAACAGTTAAAAATCCTAGTAGAAGTAATATAAAATTAGCAACTAAAGATATTAGTAAAATTAGTACTAATATTAGAACGAAAGAATCTAATTCCAATGTGAAAAAAGAGTTCATATTAGAAGGATTGGATTGTGCTAACTGTGCTGCAAAAATAGAAAAAGAATCTAATAATATAAAGGGTGTAAAATCTGCTGTTGTGGATTTTGTGAACACAAAGCTTATTTTGGAGATAGAGAATCCATCTAAGCAAAGTGACATTATTCTCAAAGTTAAAGAAATTGTTAAAAGAATAGAACCAGACGTTAATGTTATTGAGATCGAAAGTAAAATTTATGAACGTAAAGAAGAGCACGGAGAAAACAGCAAGGAGAAAATGGTTATATTGGTTGTTGGTGCAGCAATTTTTGGAATAGCAACTGCTTTTAAATTTTCAAATGTCATAGAACTGATAATGTATTTAATAACCTATGTGCTTGTGGGGGGAGAAGTAGTTTTAAGAGCATTGAAAAATATAAGCAGGGGTCAAATATTTGATGAGAACTTTTTAATGAGTACAGCAACTATTGGAGCTTTTGCTATCGGCCAATATCCAGAGGGCGTAGCAGTTATGCTTTTTTACCAGTTAGGAGAGCTGCTTCAGGGAATAGCTGTTAACCGTTCGAGAAAGTCCATTACGGATCTTATGGATATAAGACCTGACTTTGCTAATTTAAAGATAGGTGATGATATTAAAAAAGTATCACCAGAAGAGGTCAGTGTAGGTAATATCATATTGGTGAAACCAGGAGAAAAAGTACCACTAGACGGTGAAGTAATTGAAGGAAATTCAATGGTAGATACTTCTGCTTTAACTGGCGAGTCTGTTCCAAGAACAGTGAGGGCGGGAGATAGTATACTGGGAGGAGTTATTAACAAAAATGGATTGCTTTCTATTAAAGTAGAAAAGGAATTTGGAGATTCTACTATTGCAAAGATACTTGACTTAGTTCAAAATGCAAGTAGTAAAAAAGCGCCAACTGAAAATTTTATTACAAAGTTTGCCAGATATTATACCCCTATTGTTGTTTTTTCAGCTGTAGCCTTAGCTGTACTACCTCCATTATTTATTGAAAGTGCTACTTTCTCACAGTGGATATATAGAGCATTAGCATTCTTGGTAGTATCTTGTCCTTGTGCTTTAGTGGTATCTATACCTCTTGGTTTCTTTGGAGGAATAGGTGGGGCTTCAAAGAATGGGATACTTGTCAAAGGTGGGAATTACCTTGAGGCTTTAAATAGTGTTGAGGGTGTAATATTTGATAAAACGGGGACACTTACAAAAGGTGTATTTAGGGTAACGGAGGTAAAATCACAAAACAATATTTCAAAAGATGAACTTATAGCTTATGCGGCCTATGCAGAAAGTTATTCTAACCATCCAATAGCAACTTCTATATTAAACGCTTATGGAAAGGAAATAGTTAAGGATTCAATAGAAAACTATGAAGAAATATCAGGTCATGGCGTGAAAGTTGTGATTCAAGGTAGAGAAGTGTTAGCGGGTAATTATAAACTGATGAATAAAGAAAATATAATTTATGAACAGGTTGAAACAGTGGGTACAGCAGTTCATGTTGCTGTGGATAAAGTATATGCAGGATATATAATAATATCTGATGAAGTTAAGGAAGATTCAGCAAAAGCGGTTAAGGCCTTAAAGGATATAGGTATTAAGAGAATAGTTATGCTCACTGGCGATAATAAAACAGTTGGGACTAAAGTTGCAAAACGGTTAGGATTAGATGAAGTTTATACTGAACTTCTTCCAGACGAAAAAGTTGAAAAGATAGAATTATTTGATAAAGAAAAATCACCAAAAGGCAAATTAATATTTGTAGGGGATGGTATAAATGATGCTCCTGTCTTAGCCAGAGCGGATATAGGTATAGCAATGGGAGGAATAGGATCTGATGCTGCAATTGAAGCTGCTGACGTAGTTATAATGACCGATGAGCCTTCAAAAATTGCTTCAGCCATAAAAATAGCCAGGAAAACGAGACACATCGTAATGCAAAATATAATCTTTGCATTAAGTATTAAAATAATCTTATTGGTACTTATAGCATTGGGCTTAGGTACCATGTGGGAAGCTGTATTTGGCGATGTGGGAGTAACTTTACTTGCGGTGCTGAATTCCATGAGAGCTATGAAGACGGTTAATATTTAATATAGTTATATTTTGTGCAGTCATTAACATTGTGACTGCACTTTTTTAGTATGGAAAATCACAAATAATTTTAAAAAATCATGTAAAAATTTTATGTATTATCTTTCTTTAGATAAATAGTTTGGACCTAATTGATAATTTTTAAATCATTTGGGAATTTATAAACGTTATATAATATAGAGGATGTTTTTTGAGGGATATTTAGGAGGATAAAACTTGATTCGGGAATATAATATATTACCAAAAATTGAAAATGACAATACAACTTGTTTGGAAGATTTGATTAATCTTTATTATCCAGATGTATTTCGATACTGCCTTTGGCATACACCAAATCGTCAAGTGGCAGAAGATGCTACTCAGGAAACATTTTTAAAGACCATTCGCTATTTTAAAAAATATATTCATTGTGGAAAATTTAAATCTTATATCTATAAGGTGGCGTCAAATGTATGTATTGATATTTGGCGCAAAAAGGGAATGGAATCTCTGCCTGAAAATCTGGCATATATGGAAAATGGATTTGCACAAACTGAATCTGATTTGGACTTGAAGTGTCTGGTGGAAAATTTGCCTGAAAAATATAGAGAAATTGTATTATTAAGATTTGCACAGGATTTATCCATGAGAGAAATTGCAGAAATAGAAAATATACCACTTAGGACTGTACAATCGCGTTTACGGGCGGCACTGAAACAAATTAAGAAAAATGTTAGGAAAGGAGAATGGGCACGTGAATAAAAAGCTATGTTCGGATTTAAAAAAGGTTCTTAATACATACCCAATATATTCACAGAATCATGTTAATGAGACTATCAACGTAGTGTGTAAAGAATATGAAAATTATAAAGGAAGACAGAGAATTGGTTATATTCAATTTTTATTTCGTCAAATTTTATTTATGGGTAGAAAAGTATGGATGTATCAGGGAGTAATATTGATTTTCATGTTTTTGCTGCTAAATATAATTTTTGATGGAGATTTTCAATATATTGTGAATCGTCATATTCCGGATCTGCTTTGTTTTTATGCAGTTTTTATTACTATAACTGGTTTACCATTTCTCCATAGATCAAGACAATACAGGATGTATGAAGTGGAATTAGCTGCATGTATGTCAATATCTAAATTAGTATCAAGCAGACTAATTATTGTTGCCATTGGGGACAGTGTTTTTTTGATTACTATTGCCCTTATTATGTTGAATAAAGTGAATATTTCCACTATTTTTATAATATTTTATTTACTATTGCCATTCTTAGTATGCTGTTGTGGTTGTATTTTTATTCTCGGCTGTAATTATAAGCAATATGGTGTATTTATTTGTGAAATTTTCTGTTTGCTTGTATTACCTCTACAGGCCTTATTCCATACATTAGTACCACAGGCCTACTATCGAACATCCTTAATCGGATGGATTGTACTTAGTATTTTTTTTGCAGTAATTCTTGCCTTTCAAGTATATCAATTAATAATAAAATCAAACAAGATATATGATTATTCTGTCGTTTAATAAATTTAATTTCTAGATTGGAGTGATAACCATGGAACTTGAAATTTGTAATTTGACCAAGCAATATAAAGATAAAATTGCTGTTAACAATGTAAGTCTGAATATATCCCCTGGCGTATGGGGACTTCTTGGTGCAAATGGTGCTGGAAAGACTACTTTAATAAGAATGATTGCTGGTATTATGGTACCAACCTCAGGAAGGATACTATATGATGGAATTGAAATTGGTGTACTCAAGGGAGCCTATCGTGATATTTTAGGTTATCTACCCCAGGATTTTGGTTTCTATCCTGAATTTACAGTGATGGATTATCTGAAATATATTGCAGCTTTAAAAGGCCTTACTAAAGATGATACAAAAGCAAAAATAGATGAATTGCTTCAAATACTTACTCTTACTGAAGTCAGAAAAAAGAAAATTTCTAAACTTTCTGGAGGAATGAAGAGACGGGTAGGTATCGCACAAGCCCTTTTGAATGATCCGGAAGTTTTAATATTAGATGAACCAACCAGTGGTCTTGATCCAGGAGAACGTGTGAAATTTCGCAAACTTATTTCTGAGTTTGCCCAGAATAGAATTGTGTTGATTTCTACCCATATTGTTTCCGATGTGGAATATATTGCTACCTGCAATGCCATTATGAAAGATGGAGAAATCATTTCTACGGGGACTACTGAAGAACTTGTAAAAACTGTCGAAGGCAAGGTATGGGAGAGCATAATATCACCCAGACAACTTACCCATTATGAAAAAATTGCCCGCATTGTGAATGTACTAAATGAGGAAGATGGAAATCTTTCTATCAGGTATTTGTCAAATACACCAGATGTACCTGATTCAAAACATGCTGTTCCACGGCTTGAGGATTTGTATTTATGGCTTTTCCCTCAAGATGGAACAGGAAAGGAGAAAATTTGATATGAGCATTTTTTATTTGGAATTGAAGAGGGTGTTAAGAACCCGTTCAACATGGATTTTGCTGTTGGCAGCCATTTTATTGACTGGAATTATGGCATACTTTCCCATATCATATGTCCATTATACTTATGTGAATAAAAATGGAAAACAGGTATCGATTTCTGGAATAAAAGCTATAGAAGCCCAAAAAGGACTTATGGTACAGGGAAAGATTACACCAGATAAAATACATAAAGCAGTTGAAAATTATCAGGAAGTCACAAAGAAATATGGAAGTATTTATAGCGACAATATCCCTCAAGATATCTACAATGAAAAAATACTTCCGGTTCAATATATAATATATCGGTTGGAGAGTGTATATGCGGATCCAAATACAAAGGCACCTGCAGATTTAAGTAAGATTTCTCCCGAAGAAGCTGCGGCAAATTTCTATAAAAAATATACTGAACAGATAAAAGGGAGAGTTTTGGATCCTGTATCACAAAAGAAGGCACTTTCCATGTATGAAAAAGTAGATAAACCTTTTAAATTCATATATGGCTATGGCAGCAGTGATGCCGGAAGCTATCTTATTATGTTGATTTTTCTTTTAGTAATTATATGCACATTTATTACTGCTCCAATATTCTCTGCAGAATATCAGACAGGGGCAGACAGTATATTAAGGTGTACTAAATATGGCAAAGCAAAACTTTCTGTATATAAGGTAATTTCTGCTATTTTAATTTGCAGCATAACTTTTGCAATTTGTATTTCCGTATTTAGTATTATTGAAAACAGGGTGTTTGGATGGGATAGTCTAAGGACATCACTTCAAAGTATAGGAGATATCTATCTGCCTGCTGTAAGTGTTGGTGAAACTGAAATTATTACAGCAGGAGCGGGCATGTTGACGCTTATTGCAGTTGTCAGCTTTACACTGTTTTTATCTGCAAGATGTAAGAATACAGCTAATTCAATTATAATAAGTATTGTATTTTGTATATTGCCCCATATACTTTCTTCTATTTCCGGAAGCAATATTATGAATTGGATTAGAATGATTCTGCCATCCGGGGGTACAGGTCTTGGAAATAGTTTTGGCTGTGAACTTGTGGGACTTACCTTTCTTAAATTAGGCTCTTTTAGTTTATGGGCACCATATGTAGTAATTGGTGCAGCAATTATTTCCATTCCCTTGTTTGTAGCCCTTACAATTTTGTCCTATTGCAAACATGAATTGGTTTAATATTCATTTTGAAATTAATAAATTTGGTAGTAGATCGGCTCTTATAAGCAAACTCCACCTGAACCTAAGAATCACTTGATAGCCGTGATATAATAAAAGTAAATAAATATGGATAAGACTGGAGGAAGCTATTTATGATAAGAAGGGCAGAGGAACAAGATATTCCTTTTTTACTAGATATATATAATGAGGCCATATTAAATGGTACAGCAACTTTTGATTTAGAACCTAAAACTTTAGAAGATAGAAAGCAATGGTTTTATGATCATATTGGAACACATCCTTTATTGGTGTATGAAAAACATGGAAAAGCTATTGCATATGCAAGCTTGTCTACTTATAGAGAGAAAAAAGCATATGATGGAAGTGTGGAGTTTTCTATCTATATTCATAAAGACTATAGAGGAGTTGGGATCGGGAAACAGTTAATGGAAGCAATTCTTAAGCTTGCGAAAGAAATTGATGGAATTCATACAATCATATCTATTATAACTGCAGGCAATGAAGTTAGTGATAGGCTTCACGAAAAATTTGGATTTACCTACTGTGGGAAAATTAAAGAAGCAGGGTATAAATTTGGACAATATTTTGATATTAATGTTTATCAGATTATGGTATAAGTATTAAGCTATTCTGTTGCTTATGATAATTTCTTTTTCTTCTTTAAAAAAAGTTTATCGAGATAATCTGTGAGGAGTATAATTCAGCAATTTATATGTAAAACTATATATAGGAGATGATAGCTTTGGATAAAAATAGAGTGAAAGAAATACTTGAATCTAAAGGAATTATAGAAGTAAAGTATAAAAATAATCCTGTGTGGCTTGAAAGTATAAGTACGGATAAAGATGACAAGATACAGGTTAAGGATTTAAATACGAATGAACACTTTAGTGTAAATATTGTAGATTTAAAAGAATAATGTTATCTTGACCTTTAATGTTTTTATAATTCATTCCATAAAGACTTGTACTCTTATGGTAGAAAATGTAAGAAATTTAAGCTTAGTAGGTTAAAATTGGAAAGTAATATTTGATATGTAAAATACCCACTAAATAGTAGTGGGTATTTTGTATCAAACGTTTCTAAGGGGTTTTTGTAGACTTCACAAATATAAATTTGTAGGCTTGTACCGATATAAAGGGTATAGAAGACATTAGGTATATAATACCAAGTTGATTTAGGGTAAGTTCTTTAATTTCAAATATATTCCTCAATAAAGGTATAAGCAGCACTGAATTTAAAAGTACTAGTCCTAACCCAAAGGCAATCCATACGTATTTATTGGAAAATATGCCAATTCTAAAAATTGACTCTTTAGATCTGCAGTTGAATCCATGGAATAGTCTTGATAGGCATAATGTGGAAAATGCCATGGTACTTGCAAGTATTTTGTCTCCCGTATTTAATCCTATATAGAAGGCAGTTATAGTACATGCAGCAATAATTAGGCCTTCAGTCAATATTTCCTTTCCAAAAGTTTTTGTCAGAATAGGGGTATTTATATTTCTGGGCTTTTCTTTCATAACGTTATTTTTATAAGGTTCCAGCCCCAGGGCAATTGCAGGAAGACTATCTGTAATAAGGTTTATGAATAACAAGTGAACTGCAGTAAACGGCATTGGCAAAGCTGCTAGAGAAGTATATAGTACTGCCAGTATTCCTGCTGTATTTCCAGATAGTAAAAATTTAATGGAGTTTTTTATATTGTTATATATATTCCTTCCGTTTGAAACTGATTTTACTATGGTGGCAAAATTATCATCTGTTAAAACCATAGAAGCTGCATCCTTGGATACTTCCGTGCCTGTTATACCCATTGCTATTCCGATATTTGCCTGTTTGAGGGCAGGAGCGTCATTTACACCGTCTCCTGTCATGGCAACTATATTTCCCCTATCCTGCCATGCCCTTACTATTTTGATTTTGTGTTCTGGAGATACTCTGGCGTAAACAGATATTTTTTCCACTCTTTTTTTAAGTTCCCCTTCACTTAAATGATCCAGTTTATATCCTTCCACAGCTTCACTTTCATCTTTTAAAATGCCGATTTCCCTGGCAATGGCAGAAGCTGTTATTTTATGATCTCCAGTTATCATCACTGGCTTGATTCCTGCTCTTATACAGTCTGAAATAGCTTCAGCAGATTCTTCTCTAGGTGGATCCATCATGGCTATCAATGCCACAAAAATCAAATCATCTTCTTCTTTAAAAGTTATTTTGGTTTTATCAGTATCTATTTTTTTATAGGCTGTGGCCAGTACTCTCAAACCGGTTCTGGAGAAATCTTTATTTGCATTTTCTATTTTCAATTTATCTTCCATTGTTATATTCTTTATTTTACTTGAAGTTTGTATTTTTGAAACTCTGTTTATCAGTACGTCTAAAGCTCCTTTTGTTACCATTAAAATTTTGTCATCTACTCTATGAACTGTACTCATTAATTTTCTTTCTGAATCAAAAGGAATCTCGTCTATTCTAGGGTATTTTTCCCTGGATGACAATTCATCTATATTATAGGCTTTACCTAAATTCACCAGTGCAACTTCGGTAGGATC
This window encodes:
- a CDS encoding tetratricopeptide repeat protein, producing the protein MTLEDMWKVYYNKGLILFRKNDLTGALEALRKSVEFSMDNWKCYNLMGLCLYKIGKFTKCKNVWKRSVEIYSQKDNPAVNYLNSMEEVSFKNICEKYNKAYNLSLNKDYKEALNTLSRADVEKYPIVVIKNFCGLCSYAVGNKNKAIQEWKEVLKIDTSNKQALLYLSEVCEVKKESKGLLARLKELLITN
- a CDS encoding tetratricopeptide repeat protein, which gives rise to MNTYYDILEIDQDASSAQIKKSYFKMVRKYPPERFSEKFMEIRKAYEILSNEKTREEYDSFINIPGTAREKFNDANEFFKEGKNQKAINLLEELHKEFPDILVIQSLLGEVCIQNNNNGKAIKIFEKLVKAEPDNASFAGYLAKSYLMRGWHKKAVISFKKAIELDEDNFSLWMGLSEAYMEGNNIEEAKEVLYGLIERKENEDFIISAYLAIFIIDLKEGNFESMKKNLEKLSDEAIKQEDEKEHIAWILLMVSRQMVEAQLFDPAGEILEKAEKISPGNEEIRKLKLKVDRFHKVEEELLSLEEDEFYDEGFVSFIVSRILPEESMGLELYIRGMEHEFLMHINKYRKYVIALSKKYFNLYGELKDFFEKAFNNRERNKMIKEHEKYFKSHKGMLEMALGGIGSKNLFNNLGDDEDYDPWQGIQDTYIREEPKIGRNDPCPCGSGKKYKKCCGK
- a CDS encoding heavy metal translocating P-type ATPase; its protein translation is MDKTVKNPSRSNIKLATKDISKISTNIRTKESNSNVKKEFILEGLDCANCAAKIEKESNNIKGVKSAVVDFVNTKLILEIENPSKQSDIILKVKEIVKRIEPDVNVIEIESKIYERKEEHGENSKEKMVILVVGAAIFGIATAFKFSNVIELIMYLITYVLVGGEVVLRALKNISRGQIFDENFLMSTATIGAFAIGQYPEGVAVMLFYQLGELLQGIAVNRSRKSITDLMDIRPDFANLKIGDDIKKVSPEEVSVGNIILVKPGEKVPLDGEVIEGNSMVDTSALTGESVPRTVRAGDSILGGVINKNGLLSIKVEKEFGDSTIAKILDLVQNASSKKAPTENFITKFARYYTPIVVFSAVALAVLPPLFIESATFSQWIYRALAFLVVSCPCALVVSIPLGFFGGIGGASKNGILVKGGNYLEALNSVEGVIFDKTGTLTKGVFRVTEVKSQNNISKDELIAYAAYAESYSNHPIATSILNAYGKEIVKDSIENYEEISGHGVKVVIQGREVLAGNYKLMNKENIIYEQVETVGTAVHVAVDKVYAGYIIISDEVKEDSAKAVKALKDIGIKRIVMLTGDNKTVGTKVAKRLGLDEVYTELLPDEKVEKIELFDKEKSPKGKLIFVGDGINDAPVLARADIGIAMGGIGSDAAIEAADVVIMTDEPSKIASAIKIARKTRHIVMQNIIFALSIKIILLVLIALGLGTMWEAVFGDVGVTLLAVLNSMRAMKTVNI
- a CDS encoding RNA polymerase sigma factor, whose product is MIREYNILPKIENDNTTCLEDLINLYYPDVFRYCLWHTPNRQVAEDATQETFLKTIRYFKKYIHCGKFKSYIYKVASNVCIDIWRKKGMESLPENLAYMENGFAQTESDLDLKCLVENLPEKYREIVLLRFAQDLSMREIAEIENIPLRTVQSRLRAALKQIKKNVRKGEWARE
- a CDS encoding ABC transporter ATP-binding protein is translated as MELEICNLTKQYKDKIAVNNVSLNISPGVWGLLGANGAGKTTLIRMIAGIMVPTSGRILYDGIEIGVLKGAYRDILGYLPQDFGFYPEFTVMDYLKYIAALKGLTKDDTKAKIDELLQILTLTEVRKKKISKLSGGMKRRVGIAQALLNDPEVLILDEPTSGLDPGERVKFRKLISEFAQNRIVLISTHIVSDVEYIATCNAIMKDGEIISTGTTEELVKTVEGKVWESIISPRQLTHYEKIARIVNVLNEEDGNLSIRYLSNTPDVPDSKHAVPRLEDLYLWLFPQDGTGKEKI
- a CDS encoding ABC transporter permease subunit, giving the protein MSIFYLELKRVLRTRSTWILLLAAILLTGIMAYFPISYVHYTYVNKNGKQVSISGIKAIEAQKGLMVQGKITPDKIHKAVENYQEVTKKYGSIYSDNIPQDIYNEKILPVQYIIYRLESVYADPNTKAPADLSKISPEEAAANFYKKYTEQIKGRVLDPVSQKKALSMYEKVDKPFKFIYGYGSSDAGSYLIMLIFLLVIICTFITAPIFSAEYQTGADSILRCTKYGKAKLSVYKVISAILICSITFAICISVFSIIENRVFGWDSLRTSLQSIGDIYLPAVSVGETEIITAGAGMLTLIAVVSFTLFLSARCKNTANSIIISIVFCILPHILSSISGSNIMNWIRMILPSGGTGLGNSFGCELVGLTFLKLGSFSLWAPYVVIGAAIISIPLFVALTILSYCKHELV
- a CDS encoding N-acetyltransferase family protein translates to MIRRAEEQDIPFLLDIYNEAILNGTATFDLEPKTLEDRKQWFYDHIGTHPLLVYEKHGKAIAYASLSTYREKKAYDGSVEFSIYIHKDYRGVGIGKQLMEAILKLAKEIDGIHTIISIITAGNEVSDRLHEKFGFTYCGKIKEAGYKFGQYFDINVYQIMV
- a CDS encoding H-type small acid-soluble spore protein codes for the protein MDKNRVKEILESKGIIEVKYKNNPVWLESISTDKDDKIQVKDLNTNEHFSVNIVDLKE
- a CDS encoding calcium-translocating P-type ATPase, PMCA-type; this encodes MKNFYQQSISEVLDILKISLNGLKDSEVEKKHQEYGYNELYEKNKKSIFQVFLEQFKDLLIIILIVAATVSIFLSNVESALVIFAVIILNSILGTIQQVKAEKSLDSLESLSSPRAKVLRNGIQVEIPSREVVVGDILYLEAGDYVSADGRIIENYSIQVNESSLTGESENVSKTTNTIEEENVPIGDRKNMLFSGSLVTYGRAVMVVTSIGMNTELGNVASLLKNTEEKKTPLQVNLDNFSKKLSTIILIICALIFILDVFRGYSIIDSIMFSVALAVAAIPEALSSIVTIVLALGTQKMTKENAIIKKLKAVEGLGSVSVICSDKTGTLTQNKMTVKKLYVDYKTLNSKDLDMNNDIEKKAVLMSILCNDASSSRKDEIGDPTEVALVNLGKAYNIDELSSREKYPRIDEIPFDSERKLMSTVHRVDDKILMVTKGALDVLINRVSKIQTSSKIKNITMEDKLKIENANKDFSRTGLRVLATAYKKIDTDKTKITFKEEDDLIFVALIAMMDPPREESAEAISDCIRAGIKPVMITGDHKITASAIAREIGILKDESEAVEGYKLDHLSEGELKKRVEKISVYARVSPEHKIKIVRAWQDRGNIVAMTGDGVNDAPALKQANIGIAMGITGTEVSKDAASMVLTDDNFATIVKSVSNGRNIYNNIKNSIKFLLSGNTAGILAVLYTSLAALPMPFTAVHLLFINLITDSLPAIALGLEPYKNNVMKEKPRNINTPILTKTFGKEILTEGLIIAACTITAFYIGLNTGDKILASTMAFSTLCLSRLFHGFNCRSKESIFRIGIFSNKYVWIAFGLGLVLLNSVLLIPLLRNIFEIKELTLNQLGIIYLMSSIPFISVQAYKFIFVKSTKTP